Proteins encoded together in one Streptomyces sp. NA04227 window:
- a CDS encoding iron ABC transporter permease has translation MLTAALAAAILAALALGSVHIPTGEVLGALAPGAEPSPRRTIVREVRLPRTVLAVVVGAGLAVVGTVLQALVRNPLADPFLLGISSGASAGAVLVMVLGIGGGITTTVAMPAAAFAGALLALALVYGLARRGGTLTGTRLVLAGVAVSYILSALTTLILVLAARPEHFQEAMHWTLGGLGSARWDTLLLPSVVVVLGTLVLLLLARPLDLMALGEEDATVLGLDTSRFRGAVFVLSSLLTAVMVAVSGAVGFIGLMVPHAARLVVGAGHRALLPVAALGGALALVLADLGARTVAAPQDIPVGVLTALIGGPFLLWLMRRRPEVTLL, from the coding sequence CTGCTCACCGCCGCGCTGGCCGCCGCGATCCTCGCCGCCCTCGCCCTCGGCTCCGTGCACATACCGACCGGCGAGGTCCTGGGCGCCCTCGCCCCCGGCGCCGAACCCAGCCCGCGGCGCACGATCGTGCGCGAGGTGCGGCTGCCACGCACGGTGCTGGCCGTCGTGGTGGGCGCGGGTCTCGCCGTCGTCGGCACCGTGCTCCAGGCCCTGGTGCGCAACCCGCTCGCCGACCCGTTCCTGCTCGGCATCTCCTCGGGCGCGAGCGCCGGTGCCGTACTGGTGATGGTCCTCGGCATCGGCGGCGGCATCACCACCACTGTCGCCATGCCCGCCGCCGCCTTCGCCGGTGCGCTGCTCGCCCTGGCCCTCGTCTACGGTCTCGCGCGGCGCGGCGGCACCCTCACCGGGACCCGGCTCGTACTCGCCGGGGTCGCCGTCTCGTACATCCTGTCCGCGCTGACCACGCTGATCCTGGTGCTCGCCGCCCGGCCCGAGCACTTCCAGGAGGCCATGCACTGGACGCTCGGCGGACTCGGCAGCGCCCGCTGGGACACCCTGCTGCTGCCCTCGGTGGTCGTCGTCCTCGGCACCCTCGTCCTGCTGCTGCTCGCAAGGCCCCTGGACCTGATGGCCCTCGGCGAGGAGGACGCCACCGTGCTCGGCCTGGACACCAGCCGGTTCCGCGGCGCCGTGTTCGTCCTGTCCTCGCTGCTCACCGCGGTCATGGTGGCGGTCAGCGGCGCCGTCGGCTTCATCGGCCTGATGGTTCCGCACGCCGCCCGGCTCGTCGTCGGCGCCGGGCACCGCGCCCTGCTGCCCGTCGCGGCGCTCGGCGGCGCGCTCGCCCTGGTCCTCGCCGACCTCGGCGCACGCACGGTGGCCGCACCCCAGGACATCCCCGTCGGCGTGCTCACCGCCCTCATCGGCGGCCCCTTCCTGCTGTGGCTGATGCGCCGTCGCCCGGAGGTGACCCTGCTGTGA
- a CDS encoding ABC transporter ATP-binding protein — protein sequence MTARLAIRSLRFTTDGATLLDGVDLDAAPGETVGLVGPNGSGKSTLLRCVYGTLTPTGGEILLDGRELTATPVRERARSIAAVPQDGHGGGDFAVRQIVAMGRSPHKRFWEADTAADAARVTEALDRVGAAHLADRPFAQLSGGERQRVLVARTLVQDPALLVLDEPTNHLDIRYQLDVLHLVRTLATTSLLALHDLNLAAYFCDRLHVLDQGKVIASGPPEEVLTPDLLAKVYGVRAEVAVHPTTGAPTVTYLPGPV from the coding sequence GTGACCGCCCGCCTCGCCATCCGTTCCCTGCGCTTCACCACGGACGGCGCCACCCTCCTCGACGGCGTCGACCTCGACGCCGCACCCGGCGAGACCGTCGGCCTGGTCGGCCCCAACGGCAGCGGCAAGTCCACCTTGCTGCGCTGCGTCTACGGCACCCTGACCCCGACCGGCGGCGAAATCCTCCTCGACGGGCGGGAGCTCACCGCCACCCCCGTACGCGAACGGGCCCGCAGCATCGCCGCCGTACCCCAGGACGGCCACGGCGGCGGGGACTTCGCCGTCCGGCAGATCGTCGCCATGGGCCGCTCCCCGCACAAACGCTTCTGGGAGGCCGACACCGCCGCCGACGCCGCACGCGTCACCGAGGCCCTCGACCGGGTCGGCGCCGCCCACCTCGCCGACCGGCCCTTCGCGCAACTGTCCGGCGGCGAACGCCAGCGCGTCCTCGTCGCCCGCACCCTCGTCCAGGACCCGGCACTGCTCGTCCTGGACGAACCGACCAACCATCTCGACATCCGGTACCAGCTGGACGTCCTCCACCTGGTCCGCACCCTGGCCACCACCAGCCTGCTCGCCCTGCACGACCTCAACCTCGCCGCGTACTTCTGCGACCGCCTCCACGTCCTCGACCAGGGAAAAGTCATCGCCTCCGGCCCACCGGAAGAGGTCCTCACACCCGACCTCCTCGCCAAGGTCTACGGTGTCCGTGCCGAGGTCGCCGTCCACCCGACCACCGGCGCTCCCACCGTCACCTACCTGCCCGGTCCCGTCTGA
- a CDS encoding MoaD/ThiS family protein, with product MAIEVRIPTILRTYTDGAKAVEGNGSTLAELFADLEARHTGIQERIVDGDQLRRFVNVYLNDEDVRFLDGINTKLTDGDNVTILPAVAGGMR from the coding sequence ATGGCCATCGAGGTCCGCATCCCGACCATCCTCCGCACCTACACCGACGGCGCCAAGGCGGTGGAGGGCAACGGGAGCACCCTCGCCGAGCTCTTCGCCGACCTGGAAGCCCGCCACACCGGCATCCAGGAGCGCATCGTCGACGGCGACCAGCTGCGCCGCTTCGTCAACGTCTACCTCAACGACGAGGACGTCCGCTTCCTCGACGGCATCAACACCAAGCTCACCGACGGCGACAACGTCACGATCCTCCCGGCGGTCGCCGGGGGAATGCGCTGA
- a CDS encoding putative leader peptide, with protein sequence MVFHDVSEQPPSSLLLVARLHVDLCRLASAICRSATRHD encoded by the coding sequence ATGGTTTTCCACGACGTGAGCGAACAGCCCCCGAGCAGCCTGCTGCTTGTGGCGCGCCTCCACGTCGATCTGTGCAGGCTCGCCAGCGCCATCTGTCGCAGCGCCACCCGTCACGACTGA
- a CDS encoding PLP-dependent cysteine synthase family protein → MRYDSPLAAVGNTPLVRLPRLSPSDTVRVWAKLEDRNPTGSIKDRPALHMIEQAEKDGRLTPGCTILEPTSGNTGISLAMAAKLKGYRIVCVMPENTSQERRDLLAMWGAEIISSPAAGGSNTAVRVAKELAAEHPDWIMLYQYGNPDNAGAHYAGTGPEILADLPSVTHFVAGLGTTGTLMGVGRYLREHKPNVRIVAAEPRYDDLVYGLRNLDEGFVPELYDASVLTTRYSVGSADAVTRTRELLQQEGIFAGVSTGAALHAAIGVGKKALAAGENADIVFVVADGGWKYLSTGVYTAATTEEAIETLHGQLWA, encoded by the coding sequence ATGCGCTATGACAGCCCGCTCGCCGCGGTAGGCAACACCCCCCTGGTACGCCTGCCGCGGCTGTCGCCCTCCGACACCGTCCGCGTCTGGGCCAAGCTGGAGGACCGCAACCCCACCGGCTCCATCAAGGACCGGCCCGCGCTGCACATGATCGAGCAGGCCGAGAAGGACGGACGCCTCACCCCCGGCTGCACCATCCTCGAACCCACCAGCGGCAACACCGGCATCTCCCTGGCCATGGCCGCCAAACTCAAGGGCTACCGCATCGTCTGCGTCATGCCCGAGAACACCAGCCAGGAACGCCGCGACCTGCTCGCCATGTGGGGCGCCGAGATCATCTCCAGCCCCGCCGCGGGCGGCTCCAACACGGCCGTACGCGTCGCCAAGGAACTCGCCGCCGAACACCCGGACTGGATCATGCTCTACCAGTACGGAAACCCCGACAACGCGGGCGCCCACTACGCCGGCACCGGCCCCGAAATCCTCGCCGACCTGCCCTCGGTCACCCACTTCGTGGCCGGACTCGGCACCACCGGCACCCTGATGGGCGTCGGCCGCTACCTCCGCGAACACAAGCCGAACGTGAGGATCGTCGCCGCCGAGCCGCGCTACGACGACCTCGTCTACGGCCTCCGCAACCTCGACGAGGGCTTCGTACCCGAGCTCTACGACGCCTCCGTACTCACCACCCGCTACTCGGTGGGCTCCGCCGACGCGGTCACCCGCACCCGCGAACTCCTCCAGCAGGAAGGCATTTTCGCGGGCGTCTCCACCGGCGCCGCCCTGCACGCCGCCATCGGCGTCGGCAAGAAGGCCCTCGCCGCGGGCGAGAACGCGGACATCGTCTTCGTCGTCGCCGACGGCGGCTGGAAGTACCTCTCCACCGGCGTCTACACCGCCGCCACCACCGAAGAGGCCATCGAGACCCTGCACGGGCAGCTCTGGGCCTGA
- a CDS encoding ABC transporter substrate-binding protein, whose protein sequence is MARRPRALALTAALLLPAALGGCSDSGSGDGDDRARQPGFPYTVTNCGVRTTFEAPPERAVTMNQHVTEIMLALGLEKSMAGTAYLDDKIAPAYRAAYKKVPVLAKEYPGKEQLLAADPDFVYGGYASAFAAKDGRARDDLQKSGIDTRLNTENCTNGAAGLDDLYREVDEVARTFGVPDRAKRWTERARATVAAAAKHTKDTRPVSVFVYDSGDKTAFTAGGKGIGNEIITRAGGRNVFADLDKSFGDASWEQVVERRPETIVIYDYGSVSVEQKKKRLLNDPALKDVPAIKNKRFAVMPLSDTVLGVRAPDAIARLAAQLHPANGR, encoded by the coding sequence ATGGCCCGGCGCCCGCGCGCCCTCGCGCTCACCGCTGCCCTTCTGCTCCCCGCCGCACTCGGCGGCTGCTCCGACTCCGGCTCCGGGGACGGCGACGACCGGGCCCGGCAGCCCGGCTTCCCGTACACCGTCACCAACTGCGGCGTACGCACCACCTTCGAGGCGCCCCCCGAGCGGGCCGTCACCATGAACCAGCACGTCACCGAGATCATGCTGGCCCTCGGCCTGGAGAAGTCGATGGCGGGCACCGCCTACCTCGACGACAAGATCGCGCCCGCCTACCGCGCCGCGTACAAGAAGGTCCCGGTACTCGCCAAGGAGTACCCCGGCAAGGAGCAACTCCTCGCCGCCGACCCCGACTTCGTCTACGGCGGCTACGCCAGCGCCTTCGCCGCCAAGGACGGCCGGGCCCGCGACGACCTGCAGAAGTCCGGCATCGACACCCGCCTCAACACCGAGAACTGCACCAACGGCGCGGCCGGACTGGACGACCTGTACCGCGAAGTCGACGAGGTCGCCCGCACCTTCGGCGTCCCGGACCGGGCCAAGCGCTGGACCGAGCGGGCCCGCGCCACCGTCGCCGCCGCCGCGAAACACACCAAGGACACCCGCCCCGTCTCCGTCTTCGTCTACGACAGCGGCGACAAGACCGCCTTCACCGCGGGCGGCAAGGGCATCGGCAACGAGATCATCACCCGCGCCGGGGGCCGCAACGTCTTCGCCGACCTCGACAAGTCCTTCGGCGACGCCTCCTGGGAACAGGTCGTGGAACGGCGCCCCGAGACGATCGTCATCTACGACTACGGCTCGGTGAGCGTCGAACAGAAGAAGAAGCGCCTCCTGAACGACCCCGCCCTCAAGGACGTCCCGGCGATCAAGAACAAGCGCTTCGCCGTCATGCCCCTGTCGGACACCGTCCTCGGCGTCCGCGCCCCCGACGCCATCGCCCGCCTCGCCGCACAGCTCCACCCGGCGAACGGGCGATGA